TATGTAAAACCTAAAACCCATCATCATTTTCTCATTCATGCCTTATGTGTCTTAGGTCTGCGACTTAGCTGAGataattaaatcttaatttttttttttacttaaaaaaagtgttttggtTTACAAAATTCTGCCTTTGCATCCATTTCCCGCAGGTTCCCAATAGTTTTGCCTCTATTTCTTTCCCCTTTCTAAGGTCTTGATAGAATTATGGTATTGAGGTTACGATTGGCTAATAGCCAACCAGCCAACCAACCACTAACCAAATAAATACCCCACAAACTTACCAAGTTCATCTTCCCCATGATGTTTTGCAAGAATTTTTTTATGCGCCTCACACTAAGTTCCCAGCAGTTTCACGCAGCTGGGTTCCAGTGGGTGAGTGATTCCCCAGGGAAGCAAAGGACATTTTCTATTTACAGAAACAGTGGCTCTTGTGAAACCACCTCTGTCTTTGCTTTTGGTTCCTTGGAGTTGGAGCATGTCTGGGTGGGGTTCAAGGAGCTTCAGCCCCGGGCTTTTGAAGAGGGCTTCGGGATTTCTTAGCAGCCCTTGAGGGCACTGGGGCCAGGCTTGTGCCAGGTTCTTCGTGAAGAAGACAGGATGTGTCACTGATTCCATGCAACACTTACTGTGAGATGCTGCTCGTCGCCCGTGATTCTACAAGGTCACGGAAGCACAGGCCAGATCAAGAAAATGCGGCTGCAGAATTTTATGTGGTTGGGGAAATTCTTCGTCATTCATTtagttgaacattttattttgcttttccacttactgttcttttttctctcttttgaatcAGAAATGCCTCCTACTGTGATGAAATGTCCATTGAGCTCAGGGTTTTTGAGAATACAGAAGCATCCCTGCCGTTCATCTCATACCCACAGATTCTAACCTTGTCAACTTCTGGGAGATTAGTGTGCCCAGATTTAGGGGAATTTGCCCGGAACAAAACTGATGTGAAGATTCAATGGTACAAGGTATATctcttaaaaattccatttcattaaaatgtgtctcactagcCATTGAAAAGATATCAAATACCCATTTCTGAAGGTAGTACATTCACATATATTTCCATATTATAAATATGTGTTCGGCAAATAGAAAGGACCATGATTAATCTGTCCCATTCATCTTGGGAATGGTGACTTGAGAAGACATAATATAAAATGAATCCATTGCAAGTAATAGCTGAAATAAACAGGTTTTTACTCTGTCATTTGTGAATATTAGAAAACTTGTATATGTAataactttatacacacacattaaaggagtttttttagatttatttattgatttgaaagtcagaattacacacacagagagaaggagagtcagagagagagagagagagagagagagagagagagaaagaaagagtgagagagtcagtcttctatccaatggtttacttctcagatggctgcaatggctggagctgagctgatctgaagccaggagccaggagctcttctggatctctcacgcgggtgcaggggcccaaggagttggactatctttcactgctttcccaggccatagcagagagctggatgggaagaggagcagccggaactcaaacccatatgggatgctggcactgcaggcagcggctttacccgctatgacacagcgctggccccatccttCATTTAATTGTACAGCAGCCTTGGCTAACTTATTTCCCCTCTCAGATCTGTGTACTCTTTAGAATGGCACTCAGTAATTCCCACTGTCCAGGATGGTTTTGAAGATTAAATGGAATGGTGTGCATGAAGTACCTAGTGCAGGGACTGACAGGGAGATAGGGCTCAGCATATGTGTGTGGAAAAGGATATCATGgaaatgctttgtttttttccctccataataATGCcatatgtggggctggtgctgtggcatagtggattaagctgctgcctgcaatgctggcatcctatatgggtaccagtttgagtcctggctgctccacttctagttcagctctctgctaatgtgcctgggaaaacaatggaaagtggcccaactgcttgggcccctgcacccaggtgggagacctggaagaagctcctggctcctggcttcagcctggcctagccctggccattgtggccatttagggagtgaaccagcagatggacgatctctctgtctctgtctgtctctctctctctgtaactctgcctttcaaataaataaataatcttaagaaaatacTGCCATGTGTTCCTGAGCATGTACTATATCCAAGCCTGTTCCAAACTCCTCAATGTGcaaccattttacagataaggaaatgtaAGGAGCTTACCCCAAGTCACACGGCTGGTAGGTGCTAAAGTTCAAACGCTAACCCTGGAGTAATCTTACTGCTGGGCCCTGTTGGCTTCTTCATATTTGACCATTCATGCCAGGAACAATAAGAGCtgtctttttaattaaataaactcTGAGGAAGAACTTCATGAGCCGTGTGGCTGACTATTTCAGTTTTGTCTGTGATCCTATTCCGAGTAAGATTCTGAAATGACTCAAGGGTATATCAGACCATTGTCAGCTTTCAACCATTGAGATTTTGAAAGACACATTCCTGAGAACACGGTGTGCCCATTGGGATGTTCTCCTAAACCCCATTCGCTGTTTCCTGTTTACTGCAGGCCTTGTGCTTGTACTCTACAGAGAACCCATGGAACCTTGTACCATATGAGAAATGTGGACTCATTTCTTCCATGTAGtcttttcttatgaatttttCTCCACCTTGCTGACtccaaaaattgattttaaagtaattaccACAGTATCTTCTCCTCTGAGCGCTGTCATCCAAGTCATCATGACTAATAGTGCTCTTCCCAGACATTTCCTGAGGCCTAGCAGAAGCAGTCAGgccataaatatgtattttaaaatggcCGACATTGTCAAGAAGAGTTGGTTTGTTTCTTCTCATGTgcttaaaaaatgctttaaattttgGGGTAAAAATTTAGCAATTTTATTTCTTGTATATGTTAATAAATTCCTTTTCCTAAAAACACAGTTAAAAATATACCCAAAGTACAAAATTGGCCAAATCAATGCCAGGGCAAATTTTCGGTTGCAAATTCAACATTGGTTCACAGTGATAGTGCGATTCGTAGCTTTTGAGATGTATATTAGTAGATAATGTAATAtgaaaaaccatttttttcttaaggattcTGCCCTTTTGGATCAAGACAATAAGAAATTTATAAGTGTGACAGGGACATCTCACTTAGTCATCCAGGATGTGTCCATGGAGGATGCGGGCTATTACATGTGTGCCTTCACGCTTTCCCACGGAGGAAAGCAGTACAACGTCACTAGGAATATTGAACTGCGTATCAAGCGTAAGTACTTGAGGGCCTTGTGCATCCTGGCTCAGTAACAAGAACAATATCAACACACTTGGGTTCATGTAGAATTCTTGGCACGTCTTCGCTATGAAAGGCGGTGGAAAACGGACGTGTGAACTCACCTAAAACAGCAGGCTAATGACAGGTGTGTGACACTTTGAAAGGTGTTGAGCAGGGAGGGAAAATGAATCCCTGGGGAGTTGATGGAGTTGGAGGATGAATCTAAAAGGCACCACTAGAGGGAGCCAAACAACGGTTTgcctgaaagatctctgcaaaaaATTTCCACCTACAGGCTCTGTGGTAGAACATGGCTGCCCTATCTTTGTGTCTAATTCTGCGATACTGGgcttttattgaatttttcagcTAGAACACAATGCATTGGCATATCTAGTGAAAATCATCCTTTTGTGGTCTTCTTTAAGATGTGTCTAGCTGCTTTTGAGAGTTGCATTGACTTAAATGAATTGTACTTGGACTTGAGAATATGGGGGTCCTTTAAGTAgtttatagaaaatagaattgaTGATAAGATTACTGTTGTGCAAAAAGATGGAAGCCCCTGTAATTTTTCATTAAAGGGAACTCTCTGTGAGCATTTTTTTGCGAAACTCTCatataggcatggatttcaatgttttttaaatcaaaagaaaCCGATATTTTACAtccattttctcatgaactttttgaactcccTCACCATGTCGTGAACAGAGTTGAGTAACATTTAATAGTTGTTCAACTTTTACTCTGCACCTTTTACATGCCGGACGTGGAGCTAGGTGCCAGGGGTGTGCAAGTATGCCAGTCCTGGGCAAACACCTGGAGACTGTGCCACCCTTCTTTGTTTCATATGCTGGACAATGAGTTGGAGTCTTTTAAGGAGACCGTACTAAGGTTACACAATAATTCAGTTTCACTACAAAGACAGCACCTCTTCCGAGAAGCAACGTTTCTAGATTTTATCTCCTTTGCTGTCCTGTGAGGACGCATTCATGTCAACTGCCTGTTCATGGTGCATGGATGAAACTTCCAATGCCTTCCAGAGGGCCAGAGATTCATCCTGTTCATTCACTACTGCACAGGAATGCTAGGGAGCGATCGACTTATTTTCTTGTGTGGTGGGCTTTCCTTATCTCACGGTTCTCAAAGCGTGGCTCTGGGCCACCAGCAGCTGCTTGATCAGACATACTAGCTAGACATGCAAATCTAAGGTGCCAAGCAGACCTGCCACCTTGGACAGTGGGGGTCAGGGGACGGCAATCTGTTTCACAATCCTCCAGATAACACTGGTGCTCCCctaagtttgagaaccactgagaaGTCTGGTTCTTATCTCCTCTTCATTGCCCAACACCAAATGACAATGATGTCTTGGAGGggtggaagaggcttctggccgCAGCTGAGAAGGGTTTTGGTCCTTAACTATGCTGTCACGTTGCCTAGGGCTTACTCAACATTAGGATTTCAAAACCTTTGTCAGTGGAAGGAGTGAGGATGATGAGGCTAATTGTGGAGGCAACTCTTAGCCGCCTCCCTCCATGCTGTCTTTTTGGTTCCATTCCACTTCTGCCTCAACTAAAAGGACatgagtggccaaggctgggttacTGTATGAGGATACttgaaaaagtccatggaaaaaggaattggaagataaatttattttagggcaataattttttttgaactcAATACATTTGAGGGAcctttaagaagttcatgaaaaatgtgtattatgaaaaaagtctgaattttgaaatgtttttggaaccaaaatgtttttttaaaatttacttgagggGGTCATGAGAGACATAGAtaggcacagagacagagttcgcacctgctggctcactccccaaatgcctgcaatagtcccagttgtggccaaagctgagagccaggaactcagaaccaactctcccatgtgggtggcaggaacccaattacttgagccattatcactaCCTTCCAGAATTTGCACCAGTAGCAAGCTAGACTTGGGAActggagctggggattgaaccttGCTACTCTCATGTGGGACATGGATATTTTAACTGGCATCTTCattgctaagccaaacacccacccccaaacTTGTTTTAATTCTGAGATACCCTCATATTTATCACCCAGTGTGGAATTAGCCTTATAAACAGATGGCTCTCTAGCCCCTGTGCCTTTTTCGGAAAAGAATCTTCACCTTCTGGGTCAGGAACTTCAGAGAGGTTTGAGGATGTATCTTAGCACAATGAGGCCTTTGGGCTAAACCTATCATGTGGACATCATCACATACGTATTAAAAAATGCACTGGTGGGGgatggtgctatggcgtagtaggttaagtctccgcctgtggtgccagcatcccatgagtgctgattcaagtcctggctgctcctcttcccatccagctttctgcttgtggcctgggaaaagagtggaagatgtcctgagtccttgggcccctgcacccacatgggagactcagaagaagctcctggcttcagatcgacccatctccaaccattgaggccatttgaggactgaactagcagatggaagattctctctctctctctctctctctctctctctctccttttctgtctgtaattctgcctttcaaataaataaatacatctttaaaaatgcattcaggGAGCAATTGTTTAGCTTAACAGATCAGATGCCCCCATATGAGAACATCagctcccaggaggcagtggtgataactcaagttattgggttcctgtcacccacgtggcagacctgaacagcactcctggctcctagcgttGGTCCTAGGCTAGCCCTGGGCGTTTGGGACATTTACAGAGTTAACTAGCTGGTgggattctctgtctctcaaataggtAGATAGACAGATAGCTAGCTAGATAACTAgataggtggatagatggataggtagaattaaaaaaaaaaaatgccttcagGAAGCCTGGGAGGGGAATGGTTGTTTATCTCAGAGCGAAGAACAAAGACTGTCTGTGGAATGTGTGTTCACTGTAGCCTCTTCCAGTAATCTCTCTTCTGGGAATGGTGTTGGCCAAAAATGCTCAGTTTCGTGGAGAGCCTGTTTCCTTGCCAGATGGAGACTGATTCTCACAATGACTGCTCATACTGTAAAGGATAATTTAGTTAATTAGCCAAATAACGGAACTTGAGCATCAGCACAAAATAAAGGCTTTCCTAATGGAATCTCTTTTCCTTACGTCTTTTTCAGAAAGAACAGAAGAGACCATTCCCGTGATTATCTCCCCGCTCCAGACCATATCAGCTTCTTTGGGTAAGACCTTCCAGGGCTCTGGAACCCGTACACCTGCAGGAATTTCTGAAATCCCAACGCTAGGGTCTTAGGACCTCTGTGTGGTGATGCCCTTTGAAGTGTAGTGCACCTGTGAAGTGTGAGGCTGGCATAACAAATGCAAACACTCCGCTCTGTAAAATGTTGTTAGaaataacattttttgaaaaaaaaaaaaaaacccaagaagatacttcaaaaagttcatggaaaagtggagttacaagatgagttgatttttgtacaaagCGTTTTTGAATTCTATGGATAGTTTTGCatgatacacatttcccatgaactttttaaacacCCTTATACTTTGTTTTGTGCAAATCCTACCTATAAAACTgaatgtggccggcgctgcggctcaataggctaatcctccaccttgtggcgctggcacactgggttctagtcccggccagggcgccggattctgtcccggttgcccctcttccaggccagctctcttctgtggccagggagtacagtggaggatggcccgagtgcttgggccctgcaccccatgggagaccaggccagctctctgctgtggccagggagtgcagtggaggatggcccaagtgcttgggccctgcaccccatgggagaccaggccagctctctgctgtggccagggagtgcagtggaggatggcccaagtgcttgggccctgcaccccatgggagaccaggagaagcacctggctcctggcttcggatcagtgcggtgcgctggctgcagcgtaccggccatggcagccattggagggtgaaccaacggcaaaaaggaagacctttctctctgtctctctctctcactgtccactctgcctgtcaaaaaacaaaaaaacaaaaaaacaaaaaaaaagaaacaaaaaaaacaaaaaaacaaaaacaacaacaaaaaaaaccaaaccaaaaaaaaaaaaaaaaaactgagtgcaACAAAATGAACATGGCGGTGACGATTGTGAACAGTAATGAGATTAGTGAATCCCTCATGTAACCAACATGTTTGCTTATTAAACCCTGGCTGCAGGATCATTCAAACATGTTTAGCTTCCATTTGGTGTTGgatttcaattttaaattttacttggaGAACATAGAGGAGTGGACCTTTTGTGTAGACACTGCAGCTGGCAGTGAACTGCAGCCCACTTGGCTGCCTGTGCTCTGGAAATGCAGGGTAGCAAGACCATTGGTTGGCTCCTGATGCCCTCACTCCTTAGTGCTCCTAATACCCAATCTGTTGCTTTGAAAGCCCTTCGCTGCATAGTGGGGTCATGTGGGCCTGGATTCACTGGCCTGCTGAGCTGACAGAAGTAGAGGAACTGGAATTCTGAGCCAGAGGTGGGGTCATATGCTACAGAGTGCCCTGTCACCCAAGAGGAAGAAGCGAATGGGGGGAGTTGTGCTTGCTTCTTGCTCCTCTTCTTTGGTgacttaaaacagaaaaataacttaATTCCAATTGTGATAGAGGATCCAGTTGTGCATCACACTGCACAACTGCAGGGGGTGCTATCCTTAGAAAATGCAGTGGCTTGTTAGAAGGTTAATTCCAAATGAGAACCACCAGGGATGGAGAGTTTCCAGCGGAGTGCTGTAACTAAGACAACAATGGGCAAAAAGAACAGATTCGCACATTGATCTGGCTGTTTTGAAGTTGCTAGAATATATTGTAGAAGAAGACAGCCCTTAAATTCAGAATACCCTGTAGGAGTTAAGTAGCCCTGGCAAAGCCATTGCTCTTCCTGTGCCTGGCATTTGCACCAGCCATGAAGACCAGCTGGAGGAACTGGAGGCATTGGGTGACTGTTCAAGCTCTAGGTGGTCAGAATCATCTGAGGAAACTAAATGTCCTCCCAAGAAAAGCCTGGAAGCTGAAGGGTGTTTGAGAAGACAGGGAGGGACCTACTAACCAAGTTGGCTGATGGTTGTGAGCAGCTGGGTGCTTCCTGGTGATTGACATGCTGTGTCTTGCTGTTCACAGGGTCAAGACTGACAATCCCATGTAAGGTGTTTCTGGGAGCTGGCACACCCTTAAGCACCATGCTGTGGTGGAAGGCCAACAACACCCATGTGGACATCGCCTACCAGGGGGGCCGTGTGACTGAGGGACCACGCCAGTAAGTGGGCAAGAGGGTTCTGTTCTGAGATCCTTGTAGACTTCACTCTTCCTCCTGGAGACATTGTCATATCCTGCTCCTCAGTGTGACCCACACGGACCAGGCGGAAAACAGCTCTTGTTgcttgcaaactgttgaactgtCAGAATTTTAAAAGTTGAGCTTTGCTGAAAATTGTGTTGAGAGTCAAACTTTCTGTATCACTCTTCGAGAGTGGACTTACAGATCTCTAGCTGATAATGATGTCGCGGTTGGTGGCTGCTTAATAAAACATCTCTTGACTTTTGCAGTTTAAAGACATGTTTTAGAACTAACGCATCTCTATTCCCTCTTTGCAGCACTATTATTGCCTATTTCCATAAAGTCCACCAAAGTCTGTGACATAGCTACAGTGTCTGTAGCGTCCCTTCTGTTTCTTGGGCAACTGAGGACTGTTGCCGTCTCTGAGAGAGATTGATTATACAAGAACAAATTCCATTCCCATAGCATTCATCTCTAGACAATGTTTTCACTCTGTGAAACTAGTACAATTAGACCCTGTCAAGGGGAAGCATTTGCACATGCAAAGAGAGATGATTCAACATTGCACAGTATAGTTTTTAAATCAGTTTTGATACTCTGAATTTACCTGACCTTTTGCTTGACACATTTTTGTCCTTTTTGGAaggcttatcaaaaaaaaaaaaattctttctgtgtGCAATTTACTGGATACAAATTGTGTGTGGTTAGCTCTGCTCCCAAGCCCTTGTTGCGAAAGACTTGGCCACAACCAAATGTCCCATGTCAGCTTACTCACACCATCTATTTACTTAAAGCTGCATACTTTTTCCTTATAGATGGAACAAAAATAGTCCTAGCGGGGCCCCTCAGTGATGTTTAGATAGTGGTAAAGTAGCTTCAGCTTCCTCTAACATCACAAATGGCCTCTCCCTCACCTAGAGCTGTTCTCCCCATCCGTGATGGCCTTGAGCAGccagaaagagaacagagaagagaggaggagacacagtgCAGGGCTGGAGTCCTGGAAACCCCCTACTCTTCAATATGCAAATAATTTATCAATGAGGGAGTCAAATTTCCCCAGGCTAGACATTTCTGTCTCCAAGGCTGGATCTTAGGTCATCAAGGGCTGTATTCGATGACATTTGCCATTATGCAGACCAAGCTGGCTCCTGTAGGTTCCCATTGTAACAAATGTCCCTATGACGGAGACCAGTATCTTCAGTGATTCTCTGACCTTTGGCAGCAGACTTAGAAATTCTCCCAAATGAGTAATGAATACAGTGGCTCGAGCTCCTACCCTCGGGAAATTGGAAATCACAATGGGCACTTCCAACTGCACAGGACTAGCTGTCTATGTTGTAAAAGACAAGCTTGCCTTTGACAAACTGAAAGTAAGGGACTGCTTCTTCACTCAGGGAATATTCCGAAAATAATGAGAACTACATCGAAGTTCCATTGATTTTCGATCCAGTCACCAGAGAAGATTTGAACACGGATTTTAAGTGTGTGGTCCGGAATACGTTGAGTATTCAGACGCTACACGCCACAGTCAGAGAAGGTATGTATTTTGGGCACACTgaagggaaaaacaaaatgttGAAAATTCTATGGATGCTAGATAAAGCTTCTCGTTCTCTAGACAGTAACTCTAGAAATCATACAGCTTTGTCCATCAGTGGGCAGCTGAAAGCAacattctcattttcatttgtaagatttttttttttttttttggctagggTAGAGCTGGACTTTGGCAAATCCTACTCAAAAATTTCAAGGCAATGTGAGTTTTGGAAACCAGATAAAATAGTTATGCAATAAACGTTTACATACTCTGTGTCCTCATGTGGTTCTGTCTTAGCTCACTGGGATTTTCTCCCCCTCACATGGCCTCTAGAAGAGGTGGATCGCTCTTAATCTTGAAGTTCAAAACTTCATCAGCAAGAGCTGAGGACTGGGACATACCCAGGGTTGAGGGCAACTTTAAGGTCAGCGTCTTTAGACAACAGGAAATAAGTACAAGGCAAT
The window above is part of the Lepus europaeus isolate LE1 chromosome 13, mLepTim1.pri, whole genome shotgun sequence genome. Proteins encoded here:
- the IL1R2 gene encoding interleukin-1 receptor type 2 isoform X1 → MQSCRQRWVGPKRSTSCVPWGLPGTMFILYTFMMGVSAFAIQPEVHTGHCPYRGKHFKVEFRVEGEPVVLRCPQTWSWVWVSVDPHVNLTWHRNSSAQLVPAEEARMRVEDGKLWLLPALRSDSGTYICTVRNASYCDEMSIELRVFENTEASLPFISYPQILTLSTSGRLVCPDLGEFARNKTDVKIQWYKDSALLDQDNKKFISVTGTSHLVIQDVSMEDAGYYMCAFTLSHGGKQYNVTRNIELRIKQRTEETIPVIISPLQTISASLGSRLTIPCKVFLGAGTPLSTMLWWKANNTHVDIAYQGGRVTEGPRQEYSENNENYIEVPLIFDPVTREDLNTDFKCVVRNTLSIQTLHATVREASSSFSWEIALAPLTLVFLVLGGLWMHRRCKRRAGKAYGLTTLRTGRQDFPAYPSTRKEMI
- the IL1R2 gene encoding interleukin-1 receptor type 2 isoform X3; the encoded protein is MQSCRQRWVGPKRSTSCVPWGLPGTMFILYTFMMGVSAFAIQPEVHTGHCPYRGKHFKVEFRVEGEPVVLRCPQTWSWVWVSVDPHVNLTWHRNSSAQLVPAEEARMRVEDGKLWLLPALRSDSGTYICTVRNASYCDEMSIELRVFENTEASLPFISYPQILTLSTSGRLVCPDLGEFARNKTDVKIQWYKDSALLDQDNKKFISVTGTSHLVIQDVSMEDAGYYMCAFTLSHGGKQYNVTRNIELRIKQRTEETIPVIISPLQTISASLGSRLTIPCKVFLGAGTPLSTMLWWKANNTHVDIAYQGGRVTEGPRQ
- the IL1R2 gene encoding interleukin-1 receptor type 2 isoform X2 — encoded protein: MFILYTFMMGVSAFAIQPEVHTGHCPYRGKHFKVEFRVEGEPVVLRCPQTWSWVWVSVDPHVNLTWHRNSSAQLVPAEEARMRVEDGKLWLLPALRSDSGTYICTVRNASYCDEMSIELRVFENTEASLPFISYPQILTLSTSGRLVCPDLGEFARNKTDVKIQWYKDSALLDQDNKKFISVTGTSHLVIQDVSMEDAGYYMCAFTLSHGGKQYNVTRNIELRIKQRTEETIPVIISPLQTISASLGSRLTIPCKVFLGAGTPLSTMLWWKANNTHVDIAYQGGRVTEGPRQEYSENNENYIEVPLIFDPVTREDLNTDFKCVVRNTLSIQTLHATVREASSSFSWEIALAPLTLVFLVLGGLWMHRRCKRRAGKAYGLTTLRTGRQDFPAYPSTRKEMI